Proteins co-encoded in one Brassica oleracea var. oleracea cultivar TO1000 chromosome C4, BOL, whole genome shotgun sequence genomic window:
- the LOC106340727 gene encoding putative cysteine-rich repeat secretory protein 35 encodes MKFSYSLSKRFVSPILAMQFLIIHSVSSLNLTNEYLNHKCFLDQGIYNTGSEYEDSLNIILRSVRTGSYYKNGFMRTSKGREPAPDAVTVMFQCRGDSYGSKCRTCADTAVAGFRRRCLRNKGGIIWYDQCFLWVSAIGEDMPINTNYKNIFSMYNPNNVRGDAKLFAKRVVDFFSELTLKVDKNTEVDSVVIFYAEGKKKLGKNTLYAMVQCVELTIDCKSCLTWSIAKLFKNDDIKQGGRVLGSNCEIRYELYPFIRS; translated from the exons ATGAAATTTTCATATTCTCTATCCAAACGATTTGTTTCCCCTATTTTGGCTATGCAGTTCCTCATCATACATAGTGTTTCTTCATTGAACCTTACCAATGAGTATCTCAACCACAAATGCTTCCTTGATCAAGGGATATATAATACTGGAAGTGAGTACGAGGACAGCCTCAACATTATTTTACGTAGTGTTCGTACTGGTAGTTATTATAAGAACGGTTTCATGCGCACAAGCAAGGGTCGTGAACCTGCTCCTGATGCTGTCACCGTCATGTTCCAGTGTCGTGGTGACTCTTATGGGTCTAAATGCCGTACATGTGCCGACACCGCAGTCGCAGGG TTTCGTAGAAGATGTCTAAGGAACAAAGGAGGAATAATATGGTACGACCAATGTTTTCTCTGGGTTAGTGCAATCGGTGAAGACATGCCAATCAATACTAATTACAAGAATATTTTTTCTATGTACAACCCAAATAACGTAAGAGGGGATGCAAAATTGTTTGCCAAGAGGGTGGTGGATTTTTTCTCTGAGCTAACACTTAAGGTTGATAAAAATACCGAAGTCGACTCTGTCGTCATATTTTACGCAGAAGGGAAAAAGAAGCTTGGGAAAAATACATTGTATGCAATGGTGCAGTGTGTAGAACTAACAATAGATTGTAAAAGTTGTTTGACATGGAGTATCGCAAAGCTTTTCAAAAACGACGACATTAAACAAGGAGGGAGAGTTTTGGGTTCGAACTGTGAAATAAGATATGAGCTATACCCTTTTATTAGGAGTTAA